A single genomic interval of Lathyrus oleraceus cultivar Zhongwan6 chromosome 7, CAAS_Psat_ZW6_1.0, whole genome shotgun sequence harbors:
- the LOC127100733 gene encoding calmodulin-binding transcription activator 2 isoform X2, translating into MAERASHGLAPRLDIQQLQFEAQHRWLRPAEILEILSNFKLFQITPEPPNKPPSGSLFLFDRKVLRYFRKDGHNWRKKKDGKTVREAHEKLKVGSVDVLHCYYAHGEENENFQRRSYWMLEPDMMHIVFVHYLDVKINKTNIGASTDTNGVTSDSHKGSSVSSGFHANSVNMPSGSADSMSPTSTLTSLCEEADSEDTHQASPRFHTFDESQNLGNGPLMGDHGQLSMSGPNYLPLVHGGKSNSSDTTYIEGQRALNIASWDNGMEKSAGLYTNPSHVSSNSIPSSSMSNFLEEEQAVFTEGRASQSLQSNWQIPFEDNTGEFPKWSFTQSLTSEFVSDYSAELLGKETNNASPEICSDPFYFNCEPKEQPVQQNMSNEHAQSQDAPKSDFETHGEPSVNYSLNMKHAFKDAEESLIKVDSFSRWMSTAFASVDDLHMQSSPGIPWGTDECGNVIDDTSLNLSLSQDQLFSIHDFSPKWAYAESEIQVLIIGTFLKSKPNVETCNWSCMFGEVEVPATVLANGILCCQAPPHEIGRIPFYVTFSNRFACSEVWEFEFREGFTRNVDLADFFNSSTEMMLHLQLEELLTLNSVHLTDQVFEDDMEKRNLILKLISLKEEEEYSSNEEPTGEMDISKYMLKMHMFHRQVKEKLFSWLLHKVTETGKGPHVIGKDGQGVLHLVAALGYDWAIAPIVISGVNINFRDVNGRTALHWAASCGRERTVALLVSMGAAAGALTDPCPAFPSGRTPADLASSCGHKGISGFLAESLLTSHLESLTVADANEDGTTEKKVVQTISERIATPVLWGDIPDVICLKDSLDAVRNATQAADRIHQVYRMQSFQRKQLAQYDDDDHEFGLSDQQALSLVASKACKSTHGKGSANAAAVQIQKKFRGWTKRKEFLFIRERVVKIQAHVRGHQVRKKFKSIIWSVGILEKVVLRWRRKGSGLRGFRPDAVKNVPNQPNKDIVKEDDYDFFKEGRKQSEERFQKALSRVQSMVQYPEARAQYRRLLNVVDDFRQKPCNLSLMNSEEAVDGVEDLIDIDMFLDDDNFLPIAFD; encoded by the exons ATGGCGGAGCGTGCTTCTCACGGACTGGCTCCTCGGCTAG ATATTCAGCAGTTACAGTTTGAAGCCCAGCATCGGTGGTTACGTCCTGCAGAAATATTGGAAATTCTTAGTAATTTTAAGTTGTTTCAAATCACACCAGAACCGCCTAACAAGCCACCGA GTGGATCACTTTTTCTTTTTGATCGGAAGGTTTTGAGATACTTCAGAAAGGATGGACACAATTGGAggaagaagaaagatggaaaaaCTGTGAGGGAAGCTCATGAAAAGTTGAAG GTGGGAAGTGTTGATGTGTTACACTGCTACTATGCCCATGGAGAAGAGAATGAAAATTTTCAGAGGCGAAGCTATTGGATGCTTGAACC GGATATGATGCATATAGTATTTGTCCACTACTTGGATGTCAAG ATTAACAAGACAAATATTGGCGCAAGTACAGATACTAACGGGGTTACATCAGATTCCCACAAGGGAAGCTCTGTGTCATCTGGATTTCATGCAAATTCTGTTAACATGCCTTCAGGAAGTGCAGATTCCATGAGCCCAACAAGCACATTAACTTCTTTATGTGAAGAAGCAGATTCAG AGGATACTCATCAAGCAAGTCCAAGATTTCACACCTTTGACGAGTCACAAAATCTTGGGAATGGTCCACTGATGG GTGATCATGGCCAGTTATCGATGTCAGGTCCAAATTACCTCCCACTTGTTCATGGGGGTAAATCCAATTCTAGTGATACTACATACATCGAGGGTCAGAGAGCACTCAACATAGCATCCTGGGACAATGGCATGGAGAAATCTGCAGGATTGTATACTAATCCTTCCCATGTATCGTCTAATTCTATTCCATCAAGTTCAATGAGCAACTTCCTTGAAGAAGAACAAGCTGTCTTTACTGAAGGAAGGGCCTCACAGTCTCTCCAATCAAATTGGCAG ATTCCTTTTGAAGACAATACAGGAGAATTTCCTAAATGGAGCTTTACTCAATCGTTGACTTCGGAATTTGTATCTGATTATTCCGCTGAACTACTGGGAAAAGAAACTAACAATGCAAGTCCAGAAATTTGTTCGGatccattttattttaattgtgAACCAAAAGAGCAGCCTGTGCAGCAAAACATGTCAAATGAGCATGCACAATCTCAGGATGCACCGAAATCTGACTTTGAAACTCATGGTGAACCCAGTGTCAACTATTCCTTGAACATGAAGCATGCTTTTAAGGATGCAGAAGAAAGCCTGATTAAGGTTGATAGCTTCTCTAGGTGGATGTCTACAGCATTTGCATCGGTGGATGATCTGCACATGCAGTCTTCCCCTGGTATTCCATGGGGCACAGATGAATGTGGGAATGTGATAGATGATACCTCGTTGAACCTTTCCCTATCTCAAGACCAGCTGTTTAGCATACATGATTTTTCACCTAAATGGGCTTATGCTGAATCAGAAATTCAG GTGTTGATTATTGGGACATTTTTGAAGAGTAAACCAAATGTGGAAACATGTAACTGGTCCTGTATGTTTGGGGAAGTTGAAGTTCCAGCTACTGTTTTAGCTAATGGAATTCTATGCTGTCAAGCTCCACCTCATGAGATTGGACGGATCCCTTTCTATGTAACCTTTTCCAATAGATTTGCTTGTAGTGAAGTTTGGGAATTTGAGTTCAGAGAGGGCTTCACTAGAAATGTAGATTTGGCAGATTTTTTTAACAGCTCTACTGAAATGATGCTTCATTTGCAACTGGAAGAGTTACTTACTTTGAATTCAGTGCATCTTACAGATCAAGTTTTTGAGGATGATATGGAGAAACGGAATTTGATTCTTAAGCTTATTTCACTGAAAGAGGAAGAGGAGTATTCGAGTAATGAAGAGCCAACTGGAGAGATGGATATATCAAAATACATGTTGAAGATGCATATGTTTCACAGGCAGGTTAAGGAAAAGTTGTTCTCATGGCTTCTTCACAAAGTAACTGAAACCGGTAAAGGACCTCATGTGATTGGTAAAGATGGGCAAGGTGTATTACATTTAGTTGCGGCTCTTGGTTATGATTGGGCCATAGCACCAATTGTAATTTCTGGAGTTAATATCAACTTCCGTGACGTGAATGGGCGGACTGCTCTACACTGGGCTGCATCATGTGGCAG GGAACGAACAGTTGCGCTCCTTGTCTCCATGGGTGCAGCTGCTGGAGCATTGACAGATCCATGTCCAGCATTCCCTTCAGGAAGAACACCTGCAGATCTTGCTTCTAGCTGTGGTCACAAAGGAATTTCGGGTTTTCTTGCCGAGTCATTATTAACTAGCCACCTTGAATCACTCACAGTGGCTGATGCAAATGAAGATGGTACAACAGAAAAGAAAGTCGTACAGACGATTTCAGAACGAATTGCGACACCTGTGCTCTGGGGAGATATACCAGATGTTATCTGCCTTAAGGATTCTCTTGATGCTGTCCGCAATGCTACACAAGCTGCTGATAGAATACATCAAGTATATAGAATGCAATCATTTCAAAGAAAGCAGTTAGCTCAGTATGACGATGATGATCATGAGTTTGGATTGTCAGATCAGCAGGCTCTTTCTCTTGTAGCTTCTAAGGCTTGCAAATCTACTCATGGGAAAGGTTCAGCAAATGCTGCTGCAGTACAAATACAGAAAAAGTTCCGTGGCTGGACAAAGAGAAAAGAATTCTTGTTCATTCGTGAAAGAGTCGTTAAAATCCAG GCCCACGTAAGAGGTCACCAGGTAAGAAAGAAGTTTAAATCAATCATTTGGTCTGTGGGAATCCTGGAGAAGGTTGTATTACGGTGGAGGCGTAAGGGCAGTGGTTTACGTGGATTTCGACCAGATGCCGTAAAGAATGTCCCCAACCAACCAAACAAAGATATTGTGAAGGAGGATGATTATGATTTTTTCAAGGAAGGGAGGAAACAGAGTGAAGAAAGGTTCCAAAAGGCCCTTTCAAGGGTTCAGTCCATGGTTCAGTATCCAGAAGCTCGGGCTCAGTACAGACGACTGCTAAATGTAGTAGATGATTTCCGTCAAAAG CCATGTAATTTGAGTTTGATGAATTCGGAAGAAGCAGTTGATGGTGTGGaggatttgattgatattgaCATGTTTTTAGATGATGATAATTTCTTACCTATAGCATTTGATTGA
- the LOC127100733 gene encoding calmodulin-binding transcription activator 2 isoform X1: MAERASHGLAPRLDIQQLQFEAQHRWLRPAEILEILSNFKLFQITPEPPNKPPSGSLFLFDRKVLRYFRKDGHNWRKKKDGKTVREAHEKLKVGSVDVLHCYYAHGEENENFQRRSYWMLEPDMMHIVFVHYLDVKINKTNIGASTDTNGVTSDSHKGSSVSSGFHANSVNMPSGSADSMSPTSTLTSLCEEADSEDTHQASPRFHTFDESQNLGNGPLMGDHGQLSMSGPNYLPLVHGGKSNSSDTTYIEGQRALNIASWDNGMEKSAGLYTNPSHVSSNSIPSSSMSNFLEEEQAVFTEGRASQSLQSNWQIPFEDNTGEFPKWSFTQSLTSEFVSDYSAELLGKETNNASPEICSDPFYFNCEPKEQPVQQNMSNEHAQSQDAPKSDFETHGEPSVNYSLNMKHAFKDAEESLIKVDSFSRWMSTAFASVDDLHMQSSPGIPWGTDECGNVIDDTSLNLSLSQDQLFSIHDFSPKWAYAESEIQVLIIGTFLKSKPNVETCNWSCMFGEVEVPATVLANGILCCQAPPHEIGRIPFYVTFSNRFACSEVWEFEFREGFTRNVDLADFFNSSTEMMLHLQLEELLTLNSVHLTDQVFEDDMEKRNLILKLISLKEEEEYSSNEEPTGEMDISKYMLKMHMFHRQVKEKLFSWLLHKVTETGKGPHVIGKDGQGVLHLVAALGYDWAIAPIVISGVNINFRDVNGRTALHWAASCGRERTVALLVSMGAAAGALTDPCPAFPSGRTPADLASSCGHKGISGFLAESLLTSHLESLTVADANEDGTTEKKVVQTISERIATPVLWGDIPDVICLKDSLDAVRNATQAADRIHQVYRMQSFQRKQLAQYDDDDHEFGLSDQQALSLVASKACKSTHGKGSANAAAVQIQKKFRGWTKRKEFLFIRERVVKIQAHVRGHQVRKKFKSIIWSVGILEKVVLRWRRKGSGLRGFRPDAVKNVPNQPNKDIVKEDDYDFFKEGRKQSEERFQKALSRVQSMVQYPEARAQYRRLLNVVDDFRQKQPCNLSLMNSEEAVDGVEDLIDIDMFLDDDNFLPIAFD; this comes from the exons ATGGCGGAGCGTGCTTCTCACGGACTGGCTCCTCGGCTAG ATATTCAGCAGTTACAGTTTGAAGCCCAGCATCGGTGGTTACGTCCTGCAGAAATATTGGAAATTCTTAGTAATTTTAAGTTGTTTCAAATCACACCAGAACCGCCTAACAAGCCACCGA GTGGATCACTTTTTCTTTTTGATCGGAAGGTTTTGAGATACTTCAGAAAGGATGGACACAATTGGAggaagaagaaagatggaaaaaCTGTGAGGGAAGCTCATGAAAAGTTGAAG GTGGGAAGTGTTGATGTGTTACACTGCTACTATGCCCATGGAGAAGAGAATGAAAATTTTCAGAGGCGAAGCTATTGGATGCTTGAACC GGATATGATGCATATAGTATTTGTCCACTACTTGGATGTCAAG ATTAACAAGACAAATATTGGCGCAAGTACAGATACTAACGGGGTTACATCAGATTCCCACAAGGGAAGCTCTGTGTCATCTGGATTTCATGCAAATTCTGTTAACATGCCTTCAGGAAGTGCAGATTCCATGAGCCCAACAAGCACATTAACTTCTTTATGTGAAGAAGCAGATTCAG AGGATACTCATCAAGCAAGTCCAAGATTTCACACCTTTGACGAGTCACAAAATCTTGGGAATGGTCCACTGATGG GTGATCATGGCCAGTTATCGATGTCAGGTCCAAATTACCTCCCACTTGTTCATGGGGGTAAATCCAATTCTAGTGATACTACATACATCGAGGGTCAGAGAGCACTCAACATAGCATCCTGGGACAATGGCATGGAGAAATCTGCAGGATTGTATACTAATCCTTCCCATGTATCGTCTAATTCTATTCCATCAAGTTCAATGAGCAACTTCCTTGAAGAAGAACAAGCTGTCTTTACTGAAGGAAGGGCCTCACAGTCTCTCCAATCAAATTGGCAG ATTCCTTTTGAAGACAATACAGGAGAATTTCCTAAATGGAGCTTTACTCAATCGTTGACTTCGGAATTTGTATCTGATTATTCCGCTGAACTACTGGGAAAAGAAACTAACAATGCAAGTCCAGAAATTTGTTCGGatccattttattttaattgtgAACCAAAAGAGCAGCCTGTGCAGCAAAACATGTCAAATGAGCATGCACAATCTCAGGATGCACCGAAATCTGACTTTGAAACTCATGGTGAACCCAGTGTCAACTATTCCTTGAACATGAAGCATGCTTTTAAGGATGCAGAAGAAAGCCTGATTAAGGTTGATAGCTTCTCTAGGTGGATGTCTACAGCATTTGCATCGGTGGATGATCTGCACATGCAGTCTTCCCCTGGTATTCCATGGGGCACAGATGAATGTGGGAATGTGATAGATGATACCTCGTTGAACCTTTCCCTATCTCAAGACCAGCTGTTTAGCATACATGATTTTTCACCTAAATGGGCTTATGCTGAATCAGAAATTCAG GTGTTGATTATTGGGACATTTTTGAAGAGTAAACCAAATGTGGAAACATGTAACTGGTCCTGTATGTTTGGGGAAGTTGAAGTTCCAGCTACTGTTTTAGCTAATGGAATTCTATGCTGTCAAGCTCCACCTCATGAGATTGGACGGATCCCTTTCTATGTAACCTTTTCCAATAGATTTGCTTGTAGTGAAGTTTGGGAATTTGAGTTCAGAGAGGGCTTCACTAGAAATGTAGATTTGGCAGATTTTTTTAACAGCTCTACTGAAATGATGCTTCATTTGCAACTGGAAGAGTTACTTACTTTGAATTCAGTGCATCTTACAGATCAAGTTTTTGAGGATGATATGGAGAAACGGAATTTGATTCTTAAGCTTATTTCACTGAAAGAGGAAGAGGAGTATTCGAGTAATGAAGAGCCAACTGGAGAGATGGATATATCAAAATACATGTTGAAGATGCATATGTTTCACAGGCAGGTTAAGGAAAAGTTGTTCTCATGGCTTCTTCACAAAGTAACTGAAACCGGTAAAGGACCTCATGTGATTGGTAAAGATGGGCAAGGTGTATTACATTTAGTTGCGGCTCTTGGTTATGATTGGGCCATAGCACCAATTGTAATTTCTGGAGTTAATATCAACTTCCGTGACGTGAATGGGCGGACTGCTCTACACTGGGCTGCATCATGTGGCAG GGAACGAACAGTTGCGCTCCTTGTCTCCATGGGTGCAGCTGCTGGAGCATTGACAGATCCATGTCCAGCATTCCCTTCAGGAAGAACACCTGCAGATCTTGCTTCTAGCTGTGGTCACAAAGGAATTTCGGGTTTTCTTGCCGAGTCATTATTAACTAGCCACCTTGAATCACTCACAGTGGCTGATGCAAATGAAGATGGTACAACAGAAAAGAAAGTCGTACAGACGATTTCAGAACGAATTGCGACACCTGTGCTCTGGGGAGATATACCAGATGTTATCTGCCTTAAGGATTCTCTTGATGCTGTCCGCAATGCTACACAAGCTGCTGATAGAATACATCAAGTATATAGAATGCAATCATTTCAAAGAAAGCAGTTAGCTCAGTATGACGATGATGATCATGAGTTTGGATTGTCAGATCAGCAGGCTCTTTCTCTTGTAGCTTCTAAGGCTTGCAAATCTACTCATGGGAAAGGTTCAGCAAATGCTGCTGCAGTACAAATACAGAAAAAGTTCCGTGGCTGGACAAAGAGAAAAGAATTCTTGTTCATTCGTGAAAGAGTCGTTAAAATCCAG GCCCACGTAAGAGGTCACCAGGTAAGAAAGAAGTTTAAATCAATCATTTGGTCTGTGGGAATCCTGGAGAAGGTTGTATTACGGTGGAGGCGTAAGGGCAGTGGTTTACGTGGATTTCGACCAGATGCCGTAAAGAATGTCCCCAACCAACCAAACAAAGATATTGTGAAGGAGGATGATTATGATTTTTTCAAGGAAGGGAGGAAACAGAGTGAAGAAAGGTTCCAAAAGGCCCTTTCAAGGGTTCAGTCCATGGTTCAGTATCCAGAAGCTCGGGCTCAGTACAGACGACTGCTAAATGTAGTAGATGATTTCCGTCAAAAG CAGCCATGTAATTTGAGTTTGATGAATTCGGAAGAAGCAGTTGATGGTGTGGaggatttgattgatattgaCATGTTTTTAGATGATGATAATTTCTTACCTATAGCATTTGATTGA
- the LOC127102659 gene encoding uncharacterized protein LOC127102659: MGGSKASSTSEVGNGLPRCGCNETMKLLVSKSIENPGRKFWKCRNYMNGCGLFLWDDLVSEFAVKETNPSGCRQCEVNKAYLIEFAKEIVEEIDCRVGKLNKLEKLKKKIAMEKRKNLWLMFVIGLSWMLIAAMVKLV, encoded by the exons ATGGGTGGCAGCAAGGCATCTTCCACGAGTGAAGTTGGAAACGGCTTACCAAGATGTGGATGCAATGAAACCATGAAGTTGTTGGTCTCCAAGTCAATTGAAAACCCCGGTCGCAAATTTTGGAAATGCAGGAATTATATG AATGGGTGCGGTTTATTTTTGTGGGATGATTTGGTCAGTGAGTTTGCAGTGAAAGAAACCAATCCGTCCGGATGCCGCCAATGTGAAGTCAACAAGGcttatttgattgaatttgcTAAAGAGATTGTTGAGGAGATAGATTGCAGAGTCGGAAAGCTTAACAAGTTAGAAAAACTGAAGAAAAAGATTGCAATGGAAAAGAGGAAAAATTTATGGTTAATGTTTGTAATTGGTCTGTCATGGATGTTGATAGCAGCTATGGTTAAGTTAGTCTAA